The nucleotide window GGTGGCAGGAATGATGCCCATAATGAAGTCGATAATCCCGCCGCCGCTTTCCGCCTTATGCACATAAGAAGAGATGGCACTGGCATCGATATGGCTGGCATCAATGTTCATTCCAGCACCGGGCTTGAGAACATTGACGACGACCAGCCCAATCAGCAGCGCCAGAGTGGAAACAACTTCAAAATAGATCAGCGCCTTGGCTCCGGTTTTGCCGACCTTTTTGATATCACCCATTTTGGCGATGCCCACAACCACGGTGCAAAAAATGATTGGGGCCAGCATCATTTTGATCAGCTTGATAAACGCTTCGGCAATCGGCTGAAGCTGAGTGCCCATCGCGGGAAAGAAATAACCAAACAGACCACCAATAACGATGGCTATCAGAACCTGGACGTAGAGTTGTTTCAGCAAACTGAAACGTGAGGGGCTTTGCATCACACTCACTCCCACAGCTGTTATGCCGTTTTGTTAAAGTAGGGTAGGGTGGTGGCACATCATCAGGCGCCGTCTATGCCTTGTTAGCAGTGAGAATAGCGGCGAAGGCAGTAGCAATCTAATGCCTGTCAGGAGCGCTGTTATGCAAAATCGGCATCATATTGAGTTGACCTGGCTTGAAGACTGCGTTGCGCTGGCCGAGTCGCTGAATTTCTCCAGAGCGGCAGCGGGACGATATGTGACTCAACCCGCATTCAGTCGTCGGATTCGGTCGCTGGAAGAGTGGGTAGGCACCCCGCTTTTTGAACGGACACGGCGTGGTGTACATCTTACCCGCGCGGGCGAGCTGTTCTGCAAACAGGCACCGGATTTGATTCGTTCACTGTATGCATTACGTAGCGAGACGCTGGATCTGGCTGGGCAAGGGGCGCCAGAGGTGGTTTTCTCCGCCACCCATGCCCTCTCATTTACCTTTTTCCCCGCCTGGCTACGTAAGAACGAAAAAATAGCCCGCTTTGGCTCCTTCCAGCTGCTCTCTGATACCATGCGCGCCTGCGAGCGCATGCTGAACCAGGGCGAGACGCAGTTTCTGCTGTGCCATTACCATCCGCATATGCACCTTAACCTCGATATGGGGCGCTATTTCAGCGTTCGGGTGGGCACGGACTGGCTTAAACCTTATTCCAGTGCAATGCCGGGGAACCAGGGTGAAGCGGCAAAACCCCGCTGGTCCGTGGAGAATAAAAAGCCGTTTCCTCTGCTCTCCTACAGTAATGAGTCCGGTCTGGGGAGGATCATTGCCAGTACGGCATCGGTCAATCGCAGGAAAAGGGGAATGGAGGTAGTATTTACGTCCGATCTCGCCGCCACGCTACAGGTTATGGTGCGATCGGGAGATGGTGTGGCATGGCTGCCAGATTCACTGGCGGCGCTGGAGGTCAGCAACGGCACCTTGTGTCCTGCAGCCAGCGAGCAGAGCGACCTTTGTATTCCGGTGGAAATTCGCCTTTACCGCCCGGCAGGCAAGCTGTCGCGGGCGGCTGAAGAACTCTGGACAATTTTTGTTGGAGATCGTGTATAACCCGTTCTGGCTTACAGGGTTGCGGCGATAGCAGAGCCGAGATCCTGCGTAGTGCCGTGACCGCCCATATCCGGCGTTAACGCCGCCTGATTATTCTGCGCTGCCAGCACCTGCTCAATACCTTTTACCACCGCTTCCGCGGCGTCAGCATGCCCAAGGTGCTCTAACATCATTGCACCGCACCAAATCTGTCCAACCGGATTAGCGATATTCTGCCCGGCGATATCCGGGGCAGAGCCATGCACCGGTTCAAACAGACTTGGGAATGTTCTCTCAGGATTGATATTGGCAGATGGGGCAATCCCGATGGTGCCGGTACAGGCAGGCCCCAGATCCGAGAGAATATCGCCAAAGAGATTGCTGGCCACCACCACGTCGAAACGGTCGGGGTGCAGGACAAAATTCGCGGTCAGAATATCAATATGATATTTGTCGAAGCGGACGTCAGGATAGTGGTGGCTCATCTCTTCCACACGGCTGTCCCACCACGGCATAGTAATGGCAATGCCGTTAGATTTAGTCGCGGAGGTGAGGTGCTTTTTCGGGCGCTGTTGTGCAAGATCAAAAGCAAATTTCAGAATACGATCGGTGCCGGTGCGGGTCATCACCGTTTCCTGAATCACGATTTCACGGTCGGTGCCCGGGAACATGATGCCGCCTACGCTGGAATATTCACCTTCGGTGTTTTCCCGCACGACATAAAAGTCGATATCTCCCGGCTTGCGGTTAGCCAGCGGCGCTTTAACGCCAGCTAACAGCCGGACCGGACGAAGATTCACATATTGATCAAACTGACGACGGAACTGCAACAGCGATCCCCAGAGGGAGACGTGATCCGGCACCACCTCGGGCCAGCCCACGGCGCCGAAGTAGATCGCATCGAATGATTTCAGCGTTTCAAACCACTCATCCGGCAGCATTTTGCCATGCTGCTGGTAATATTCCGCACTGGCGAAATCAAACCATTCCCACTCAAAAGCAAGGCCAAACTGGCGGGCGGCAGCCTCCATCACCTTGACGCCTTCCGGCATCACTTCTTTACCAATACCGTCGCCGGGAATAACAGCAATTCTGTATGTTGCTAAAGCCATGTGAAAACTCCTTCAGAGAGCACCATTTATGCTGGATCCATTACAGCATAAAAGTAAGGTACTCATATGGCCTGGCATCCCAGGATCCCCGCTCTCCGACACTCTTTGCCTTTTCAGAAGTGCTTCCGTTCATAAAAAAGGGTAGGTAAGAGGTAGCGCATTCAGTTGTTCGAATGGCGGCGGGACTGGATTTTGTCTGGCAAAGGCGGCTCGCCTTCCTGTCTGGGACGACAGCAGTGATAGCAGGCTTTCACCTTTTTACCTACGCGCATCTGCGCCACTGTTAATGCCTGAGAAACATCGTAGAGGCTGCCGATAAAAAGCAGCGTCTCTTTCGCTGGCATTGCCGGACAGCCTGCCCGGTGAAGCATATAAAAATCCATCTTATCGGGTCGCTGTGTAACATAATAATATTCGGCAGTCATTTTATCACTCCCGTTGTAAAAAGGTCTGAAGAACATAATGTTATTATTTTTTAAAATTTGTTTAACCGGCATTATATATCCGTCAGGACCCATCCTGGCGTTTTACAGAATAAGCCCTTATCCGGCAGTTAAGCCTGGGTAATGTATGCAAAATAATCAGATTTACGTTACTGACAACTCATCTTTTATGCGGCGGAAAGGATGCGGGAATTTTAAGAAAAAACAGAGGGAAAGGTTTTGTAAGAAAAATTAATTCTGGCTCGGTTTCCGGCCTCTG belongs to Erwinia pyri and includes:
- a CDS encoding LysR family transcriptional regulator, producing MQNRHHIELTWLEDCVALAESLNFSRAAAGRYVTQPAFSRRIRSLEEWVGTPLFERTRRGVHLTRAGELFCKQAPDLIRSLYALRSETLDLAGQGAPEVVFSATHALSFTFFPAWLRKNEKIARFGSFQLLSDTMRACERMLNQGETQFLLCHYHPHMHLNLDMGRYFSVRVGTDWLKPYSSAMPGNQGEAAKPRWSVENKKPFPLLSYSNESGLGRIIASTASVNRRKRGMEVVFTSDLAATLQVMVRSGDGVAWLPDSLAALEVSNGTLCPAASEQSDLCIPVEIRLYRPAGKLSRAAEELWTIFVGDRV
- a CDS encoding tartrate dehydrogenase → MALATYRIAVIPGDGIGKEVMPEGVKVMEAAARQFGLAFEWEWFDFASAEYYQQHGKMLPDEWFETLKSFDAIYFGAVGWPEVVPDHVSLWGSLLQFRRQFDQYVNLRPVRLLAGVKAPLANRKPGDIDFYVVRENTEGEYSSVGGIMFPGTDREIVIQETVMTRTGTDRILKFAFDLAQQRPKKHLTSATKSNGIAITMPWWDSRVEEMSHHYPDVRFDKYHIDILTANFVLHPDRFDVVVASNLFGDILSDLGPACTGTIGIAPSANINPERTFPSLFEPVHGSAPDIAGQNIANPVGQIWCGAMMLEHLGHADAAEAVVKGIEQVLAAQNNQAALTPDMGGHGTTQDLGSAIAATL